A stretch of the Rosa rugosa chromosome 5, drRosRugo1.1, whole genome shotgun sequence genome encodes the following:
- the LOC133710087 gene encoding uncharacterized protein LOC133710087 produces MSRVFLCKSLLLTPSLYSAPLTSLKPTLTSASSSSSSRVRRMATEASSSPSSHTGGDAINPDPTSSSPPASSAIDFLSLCHRLKTTKRAGWVKRDVKDPESVADHMYRMGLMALIASDIPGVNRDKCIKIAIVHDIAEAIVGDITPADGVPKAEKNRREQEAIDHMCKLLGGGSIAKEIGELWMEYEGNSSPEAQIVKDFDKVEMILQALEYENGQGKDLDEFFQSTAGKFQTDVGKAWAAEIVSRRKKQG; encoded by the exons atgagtcGAGTGTTCCTCTGTAAATCGCTCCTCCTAACACCTTCTCTCTATTCCGCTCCCCTCACCTCCTTGAAGCCCACACTCacctctgcttcttcttcttcttcttctagggTTCGCCGTATGGCCACCGAAGCTTCGTCGTCACCGTCATCCCACACCGGCGGTGACGCCATCAACCCCGACCCAACCTCTTCGTCTCCTCCCGCCTCCTCTGCCATTGATTTTCTCTCCCTCTGCCACCGCCTTAAG ACGACGAAAAGAGCTGGATGGGTTAAGAGAGATGTGAAGGATCCAGAGTCTGTAGCTGACCATATGTACCGCATGGGATTAATGGCTCTCATTGCTTCGGATATTCCTGGTGTCAATCGAGACAA GTGCATAAAGATCGCCATTGTTCATGACATTGCTGAAG CTATTGTTGGGGATATAACCCCCGCAGATGGGGTACCAAAGGCAGAGAAGAACCGAAGAGAACAAGAGGCAATAGACCACATGTGCAAATTACTTGGTGGAGGCTCAATAG CCAAGGAAATAGGTGAATTGTGGATGGAGTATGAGGGGAATTCCTCCCCAGAAGCTCAAATTGTCAAGGACTTTGACAAG GTGGAGATGATACTTCAAGCCTTGGAATATGAGAATG GTCAAGGAAAGGACTTGGATGAGTTTTTCCAGTCAACTGCTG GGAAGTTCCAGACTGATGTAGGCAAAGCTTGGGCAGCAGAGATAGTATccagaagaaaaaaacaaggcTAA